CCTTTTTAGTTAATTTACAACAATAAGCTCTAACTATTTTTCACCACACACTTATTAAAAAATAAGCTATAGCTTCTAAGCTCAAACTACCAGCTCCAGCCATAAGCTCCTGCAGCTAGTTACGACAAACACACTCGAAAACTTAACATATAAGTCTACTACAAGTCTACTAGTAGCAACAACGTGTAGAATAAAGCTTGTCTACGCCAATGTTTTCTTCTCATTTATGAAAATCCACCATCTTTGTAGAATACTTGCATAATAAATTAAGCTATCAGTCAATATTTGTTGTTGGGTAAGCAGTCCAAAACCTTGAAAATATTATGACTACCAGTTCATGCAAGGAAGTTCATGCAAGGAAGCTCTCAGTTACCAATGTTTTCAGAGGATCCATTCAGTAGGTGTTATGAACATCGAAACATTGCTAGCACTTTATCAACACTTGTCACACCATATGCCGAGCACAAattgggtaaaaaaaaaaaaaaaaacataaaatttAGGACTTGGACAGTTAAACCGTCATCCAACACAATATCATAAAGATAACGTATCTAGACCATGCAAAATGAGTTAATTACACCAGACGAGGAGAAAATATATTCTTTTAGTTTCATTTTTCACTAAAATATGGGTTATATGTGAGAATTCGATGGAGCGAATGAGTTAAGCTGGCGAATTCTTGCACCAGGATTCTCGATTACACATGTGCATAGCATTCTATCAGTTCTGCAAATAAGTGGACACACCATTTAGTAACAAACTCTGCCTTATAAATTTCATATAAAGGGTTTGAGTGCACAAAATTACAGAACTCATTATTGAGATGTGCTGagtgaaaaggaaaaaaaataaataaatgagaaAGTCCAGTAATTTAGAGTTAGATTATGAACGTTTAGATAGATGATTACCATGACATGACTAGAATCAGCTTTGATTTACCAGAGCTTCAATGTCAGTTCCAACTTCAGCTACTTTAGTATCTTTGGATGCTTTTGCTATTTTGGCAATACCACCAACTTCAAAGTCCAGCGCTATTTTCTTTACCGCACCCTCAAGCATCTGTGATTAGATTTAACTTGATTATGAAAACATATTTAATTTAAGCAGAAGCTTAAAGCGTAATGTTGTTGTTGCAGATGTTCTTTATAATGAATAAATTTCACTTGGTAAAActagttaattatttaattattcttGGAAAGAAGAAACATGAGTATTGTAGATGAATGAGAAGATATACCAACGAGCCAATAGCAACTAAAGCTCGGTATTTTGCATCAAGTTCCAATGTTTCCCCTTCCGCTATCTACAGGAGAAAATTATAAAAGTTACTGTACGGACTGTGCACATATGTTACTCATTCAAGTAGTGCTTTAAAGTTGCCTATCATAACTCAAACCTTTTTTCAACCCGTTACCCAACACAAACATATTAGAAAGGTTTATTATGTACCTCCAGAGCTGCTGTAAGAACATGAGCTTGCCCTTCTTCATCCTTCTTTTCAACCAAAAGCACAGCATAACTATACAGCAAAAAAGCACACGAAAGTGTTGGCTAACCAATGTTGCAACCGATGAGTAAACCGAGAAACAAAAATGATGTAAGAACTTTGAGAAGTGTTAACACATAAAATAACGATAAAAAGAGTGTAAATAGTTAAGTATAGGGCTCATACTGCCAACTTAGTTTTGGCACAACACCAAATTCAATTTCTGTTGAAGAGTTGAAGGTTTTTGTTTACTTTTACAGACATAAGAGAACGCATAAAAAAAATCATACACAGAACTGAATTGCATATGACAAAAAAATAGCACAACTCAAACATGTAGTTGACTCATTCAATAGAGATATCAGTTCCTCCATTAATGATAGGTCATTTCTCCGATTAAACCctttaataacataataattttaAATCCAAATGTCATATGTTTGGCAATAAATAGATCGATGTCCattgatttttaaaattaatagACTCTTCAGCATACGAGGAACATAATGAAAGCTTATACACTCAAAGGGAACGAAGGCAAACACATCAACGGATAAAAGACAACACCTGCAACAATTTGGGGCTGCAAAAAAAGTAGGAGGTTAAACTTATGATAACTTACTTGAGCACCAATGTGGAATAAGACACTTGCAGATTCTTATTTGGAGATGAATGACAATTTGCAAATGCATCAAAAATCTACAAAATCAGATAAAATTCACTATGATTTACATTATAAATAAAGGCTGATGTTAATATAAACAAATAACTAACaactaataaataataaatataagagtAAAAGAAGGTTAATATAAGAAAAGAAAAATACAGACATATTTAAGTAGATACCTCAACACGACGATTTCGTAACCAGAGATGGTAGTCTGAGTTCTTGAAAAGATTAACCAATACACGGATACTGGTTAACAGATTTGGTGGGAGAGGACTACTTGTAACCTTCTGAATCAATTCTATTAAAATATCTGAAGAAGCAAAGACAGATATCCATCATATAAGTTCCAAAGTAGCAATAAACACATGAAACAACAAGCAGGCCCAGAACCAGTAgtgacaatttcgacccatttacttaTAGATGGGTTGATTTGGGTCGAATACAAGATTAGCTAAAAGGGAACATGACTAATGGGTCAGAAAAGCCATAACTGGTTTAGTCACATAATTAAAATTTTAACTGAAGTACTACCTATTCATGTTTCCCAACCCGTTCACGTTCAACATTTACCCAAAATTAATGGCACGTGTAACGAGTGGCCAAAGAGATTTAAAATTTAAGACATTGCATAGAAATTATGCTACCAAGTAGCCATACTGCTGGATCTACTTAAGCCCCGTTTGGCTCACGTCCCAttggattccgtgagccaaacggggCCTTAGAGAGAGATATCAAATCATTAAACATAAAATGAAAATTTACTTAAGACCTTATTCAAAGAAAGATACATCTGGAAATACCCAGTGAAATAAGATCAGATAATTTAGGGATCAGACAATTATACTATGATTGCACAAATACAGATTCTACATATTCTAGACACTAGCTGCATGTTTTACGTCTATGACAATGACAATTAGTATGCATACCTTTTTCATCATTAGCGTGTTTAAGAACAGTTGAACCATCGGGATGCAGAACAACCATCCTTAATATGTCAATAACTGAAAAGCAAGAAAACATTTCATGATATAAGCATACAAAGGTTTTAGAGGTGGCCACCCGTTTTACATAGAAAAAGCATATGGTCATACTAGAGTTATTTACGACACTAACACACAACTCAACAAAGACGTATCTTTTTGGGTGCCAAAATCAACCACAACAGGTTTAAAATTTCATGTTTTTACCTTACAGAATACATACATTCAGTGAGCCGtaaaaatttatctttcctaggacaatattaatctcttaaattaaaaaaaaaaatgctcACCTGGAAACATCATTGAAAGTGGCCACGATTTTAGCAACTTAAACAATAAGCTGATGTCATCATTTGAAAATTTACTAGTATGGTAATGTGATGTATCCTTCAACACTTTTGCTATGGCACCAAATCTTGAAATCTCAGCCTCACTGATTGACAAGTTCTGCTGACCCTAAAACAGAATACCATATATAGTAGATATGAGAAGCAACAATTTAAGAGATCTATTTAAAAGCATACAACTCTCCCCCATTACACAAAAAAATGCAATGGGATATGAGTATAATATCGCGAAATAGAAaatattttcatttgggatatgAGTATAATATCGCGAAATAGAAGAAACCAAAGTATACGCATACATGATTTGACAAACATGCAGCATAAAAATAAGAGGAAGAAAAgatattacaaaatataaaaagatagATGATAAATAAAGCAATAAACTTACCGGGTCAGACCGTAAAGCATTATTGAATTCTGAAATCTTTTTAAGGATTCCATCAAACTGAGCTGCATCAAAAACAAGCATTCCTTTCTGGAAAGAGTTTTTTGTTAGTTATACATAaatacttaaaatgcaatcctaggATCAAACATAAATCCATTATCCAACAAATGATTATAAGACATACTTTTGGTCATGTTTGGTGAACTCTAAAGGGTTATCTTGTACAACAAAACAGAATTGATAACCTTAATGTAAGTGGGTTGTGTGTAACCACAGCAATTACTTTTCAAGTGATTGAGTAAAAACTTAATTTAGACATAAAAAAGTAACCAAATATGCACCTTCAAAATATAGACTTGCATAATACCTTTTGTCACTTATTTAAAATGTAAATATCACTTCAAACCACTTGCCAAAGCTTTCCAAATTAGTTTGGTTAATCTCAAAACAAActtacaaaaatgtttacaatgacTGACTTACAATGTCTGACTATCTTCTTAGATTTTAGGACAAGGAAAGGTTAAAAAGATTTGAGTGCAAGAGAACTATAACTTTTTAGACAGTAATTTGCCCTGCATGCGTTCGTATAAATTTTAAAAGGCTACAAAGTTGAGTAACTGAATCCTATAACAGAAGAAATCAAATTCCTATAACAGAAGAAATCAAATTACATGCTATGTAGAACAGGGTTAACTTTCTTTAAAACCTAATATAACAAAAAGTTTGCAACTATATGAGTAgcaacaagataacaacaagccaACTAAGTGACATATATGAGAGATAATAAGCATACCTTGGGTATGTGTTTGAATGTTGATTTGCTTGATATGGCTGTTGCAAAAGCAAAGAGCATGATCAAATACCATGTAAGAAAAATAGCATATAGACATGAAAAAGTGAGAAAAACGAAATTTCATGTAACAATCAATACATACAAGATTTGGAAGTCTGTCCTGGTACATAAGCACTAGCTGAAAAATGAAACGTAAAATCAGTCAATATAAAAAATTCTAAGAAAGAAACAAGTATTTCATTACATCATCATATAATGCACTTACAGCCAGTGTAAGGATCACGAAATGACGAATCAAGAATGAAATCTTTTTGTCCTGAATTTTGTAGTATAAACTCTACAACTTGTTGACGATAAGCGGGGGGCAGGTTCTCCTTAGAGAGCCACTTATCCGCCGTGTCATACACATTATCTTTAAATGACCAAGAAAAAGGATAATTATGATCCATTATGTTATCAAATTGTATCATAAAAAAGGTAAACAAAAAAAAGGAAtaaaaaaagaagagaaaaagaagtaCCTGATCTGTTATATGGCAATTTTCGAATTGGTTCACCATCTCCAATATCCACATCGAACACTGATGAAGTTTTGGTATCAGTAGGgaacaaaaaataaaaaacaacAGTCTATAAAGACAAAGCAGATTCTAAAAAGGCTAACCGTAATCATATTGAACCCCATCAAGAACAGGGCGCTTCATGCCATCATCAGGCCCATCAATTACTTCCCCAATCTGAAATAGGCAAAACAAATGCTAAATTATGGCATCAGGAACCAAGTGATTTAACTACAACACTAACCTAAACTACCTGCTTTTAATAGAATATACTATATAGTATTTCCCACAT
This genomic window from Rutidosis leptorrhynchoides isolate AG116_Rl617_1_P2 chromosome 2, CSIRO_AGI_Rlap_v1, whole genome shotgun sequence contains:
- the LOC139890954 gene encoding uncharacterized protein isoform X1, whose amino-acid sequence is MAMDIDFSQYQLRCQLRGHEDDVRGICVCDNAGIATSSRDRTIRFWSLEQTNDKAYTSSKILLGHTSFVGPLAWISPNAQFPEGALISGGMDTLVLVWDIATGEKVQMLKGHKMQVTGLTLDGSDIVSSSVDCTLRRWKGEHQVEVWEAHKAPIQAVRKLPSGELITGSSDTTVKLWKGNKCTRTFTGHTDTVRGLAIMPDLGILSASHDGSIRLWALTGEVLLEMVGHTAIVYSVDAHKSGLVVSGSEDGLAKIWKDGVCVQSIEHPGCVWDVKFLENGDFVTACSDGVARVWTVNRDKIAETLELEAYAFLLSQYMGSRKRVGGLKLEELPGLESLQVPGTKDGQTMVVREGDNGVAYAWNMIEQKWDKIGEVIDGPDDGMKRPVLDGVQYDYVFDVDIGDGEPIRKLPYNRSDNVYDTADKWLSKENLPPAYRQQVVEFILQNSGQKDFILDSSFRDPYTGSSAYVPGQTSKSSISSKSTFKHIPKKGMLVFDAAQFDGILKKISEFNNALRSDPGQQNLSISEAEISRFGAIAKVLKDTSHYHTSKFSNDDISLLFKLLKSWPLSMMFPVIDILRMVVLHPDGSTVLKHANDEKDILIELIQKVTSSPLPPNLLTSIRVLVNLFKNSDYHLWLRNRRVEIFDAFANCHSSPNKNLQVSYSTLVLNYAVLLVEKKDEEGQAHVLTAALEIAEGETLELDAKYRALVAIGSLMLEGAVKKIALDFEVGGIAKIAKASKDTKVAEVGTDIEALVNQS
- the LOC139890954 gene encoding uncharacterized protein isoform X2, whose product is MAMDIDFSQYQLRCQLRGHEDDVRGICVCDNAGIATSSRDRTIRFWSLEQTNDKAYTSSKILLGHTSFVGPLAWISPNAQFPEGALISGGMDTLVLVWDIATGEKVQMLKGHKMQVTGLTLDGSDIVSSSVDCTLRRWKGEHQVEVWEAHKAPIQAVRKLPSGELITGSSDTTVKLWKGNKCTRTFTGHTDTVRGLAIMPDLGILSASHDGSIRLWALTGEVLLEMVGHTAIVYSVDAHKSGLVVSGSEDGLAKIWKDGVCVQSIEHPGCVWDVKFLENGDFVTACSDGVARVWTVNRDKIAETLELEAYAFLLSQYMGSRKRVGGLKLEELPGLESLQVPGTKDGQTMVVREGDNGVAYAWNMIEQKWDKIGEVIDGPDDGMKRPVLDGVQYDYVFDVDIGDGEPIRKLPYNRSDNVYDTADKWLSKENLPPAYRQQVVEFILQNSGQKDFILDSSFRDPYTGSSAYVPGQTSKSSISSKSTFKHIPKKGMLVFDAAQFDGILKKISEFNNALRSDPNLSISEAEISRFGAIAKVLKDTSHYHTSKFSNDDISLLFKLLKSWPLSMMFPVIDILRMVVLHPDGSTVLKHANDEKDILIELIQKVTSSPLPPNLLTSIRVLVNLFKNSDYHLWLRNRRVEIFDAFANCHSSPNKNLQVSYSTLVLNYAVLLVEKKDEEGQAHVLTAALEIAEGETLELDAKYRALVAIGSLMLEGAVKKIALDFEVGGIAKIAKASKDTKVAEVGTDIEALVNQS